The Silene latifolia isolate original U9 population chromosome X, ASM4854445v1, whole genome shotgun sequence genome contains the following window.
GGATCATGCTCCTCCATGGGATTCTCTAGAATATCAACAATACAACAAGTGTCACCTAAAAATGGAGCTTCTATAGACTTGGTGAGTTCAAACTCCACTTTATCTTCACCCACTTGCAAAGATAGCTTGCCACTCTTCACATCAATCAATGCTCCTCCGGTTTCTAGATAAGGACGCCCCAAGATAATAAGCACGTGGTTATCCTCGGGCATATCCATGACAAAGAAATCACATGGTATAATTAGCTTCCCAACAATCAAGGGCATATCTTCAATAACACCAATAGGGAATTTAGCCGATCGATCGGCTAGTTGAAGTGAAACTCTTGTTGGCTTCAAATCCCCCAAATCAAGCTTTTTGAAAATTGAAAGTGGCATGAGGCTCACACTAGCCCCCAAGTCACACAATGCTCTTTTTATGGCCACTCCTTGAATAGAACATGAAATTGAGAAGCTACCCGGATCTTCTAGCTTATTTGTAAGCTTGTTTGtgtgagtaagaatatcactACATTCTTTGGAGAGGTTAATGGTTTGCACCTGCCCACTCTTCTTCATCAAAGTGACAAGATCCTTAAGGAACTTTCCATATGATGGAATTTCGATAATTATATCAAGGAAAGGAATTGTGACATTCATTCCTTTCAAGATCTCAATAAACTTCTCATACTTTTTCTCTAGTTTAGGCCTTGCAAGCCTTTGTGGAAAGGGTACCGGTGGAGCATACACCTTGGTTTGAGGAATGAGATCTTTCTCTTTGGTTGGTATATGATCATTCTCCTTGGGTATATCCTCCATCTAAACCTCTTGAGGCTTCTCAACCTCAATCTCCACTAGTTGCTTCTTCAAGTCATTATTAGCAACCCTCTTTCTCTTCCACTTTGGTGCACTCTCAACCTCTTCCAATTGCCTTCCTCTTCTTAAGAACACCGCATTCATTTCCCTAGGATTCACCGTGTTGCCCGGGAATTTCCCCGGATTTTGAGCCAATTGACTCAATTGTTGTGAAATTTGGGCTACATGGGTTTCCGTTGCTTTTTTGGGATGCTCTTATTTCATCATTAACCCGGTTTTCTGAAGCAATGTGGTTGTCAAGCTTTGAGTCGGATTTTTGGTTGGCAATCACCAATTGCTCAAAGGTTTGTTCCCAAgatggtttttgattttgtttGGCTTGGAAGTTTTGGTTAAAACCTTGGTTTTGAGGTTGGAAATTTTGGTTTTGAGGTTGGTTTAAATTTTGTCCCTTGAAACCCCCaaatggttgttggttttgagtGACAAATTGTTTTCCTTGAAAACTGGGTGGGATTTGTCTTTGCAATTGTGGGTTTTGATTGAACCTTTGTTGTTGTGGTGAGGAAGTAGTTGGGTTTTGGATGTTTTGTGAGGCATAGGACAAGAGAGGGTGACTTCTTTTTACATTGacaaattggttgttgttgttgttgaacccTTACCTTGCATTTGTAGATTCCCAAACCCTATTGACTTGCTTATAACACTCTTCTTGaatgggtgcaatcaaaaggaacCCGATTGGAGTATGGCCTTGTTCCCCGCATAATTCACACGACAAGATTTGTCTCATGTTGGAGCTTGAAGGCTTGGAATTCAACAAAGCCACTTGTTGAGTTAATTCATCTAGCATTCCCTTAACCTCAACATTCAACACCGCACTAGGATCCTTGTTCTTGCCCTTTCTCACTTGCCTATCACTTCCCCAATCCATGGTTCGTGATGCCATCTCCTCAATTAATTCCTTGGCCGATTTATGTCCCAAAATGTCCAAAGCACCTTTTCCCGACCCCGCATCAAGTGATAGTCTAAGGTCTTGAGTCAATCCCTTATAGAAGTTGTTCACCAATTCGACTTCGGATATGCCATGATGGGGGCATAGCCTTTGTAGCCACTTATACCtttcccatgcttcatataaggTTTCATGCTCTTCTTGAGTGAAGCTTTGTAATTCACTTTTAACTTTTGCCGTTCTTGACGGTGGGAAGTACTTGTTCAAAAATGCCGAGGCTAGCTCGTCCCATGTCTTGAAGGAATCCGCGTCACAATACCTTTGGCAGATCCCCTAAGTGAACGGAGGAACAACCTAAGGCGTACCGCATCATCGGAGACCCCATTCATCTTGTACATATCGCAATTCTCAAGGAACTCATTAAGGTGGTCATTAGGGTTCTCCAAAGGCCGGACCTCCTCCAAATTGATTGTCTTGGATTAGGTTGAGCAAGGCATTTTTTATCTCAAAATTATTGGCTTGAATTCTTGGCCGTTTGATAGTGGtattttagtcgtattttactCCGCATTTAAATTTTATTCTGACTTGATTTTACGTGCTTAATTTATTAAAAAACTCATTTTATTACTAATTTGTAgtaattagtcgtattagttatatttaataattggTCGGATTTTATATAATAATTAGTATTAATATCATTTTATTATAATAACGTGTAGGCAAGGAGGAATAATGACACGGAAACCGAGGAGCAAATTGGGtcgagacggaaataagacgggtGAGGGAGGAGTTAAttgaagaaaatgaaataacTTGTACAAGGCAAAGTCAAGCTTGGCAGTTAACTTTACCAAAATCACAAGTTTGTTCACTCGTCCCTGTCAATGAACATCAAAGTTGATTCCCTGCATTTCCAAGTCCCATAATTTCCATATCTCTTCGCCATTAATCAGCCCAACTCCCATCGTCAGCACCACCAAGATAGTCCTCTACCCTCCTCTGCCTCGCACACCTGCAGCAACAATCCAGCAGCAGCCCACACATCCACGGCATGCACCAGCTCCTCCATTGTTCACCACGGTTTCAAAACCCGAGCCCGAACTCACAGCTACTCACCTCTGCTACCAAACCCGCTCCATACTGCGCACCATTCATCACTCACACCTCGACATTAAATCATTCACCAGTTTCCCTCATCAAACACCACCATCAAATCCCTCGACCACCACTTCGACCCCTGACCTGCCTCTCACACCGACACCTGCTACTCCCCCTTCACCACCACCATTTCACCATTATCTCCGTCCTTCATTCATCCCCTGCATCATCAAACCAACTCGCCACATCGCATCCCCTTCCCCCAAACAAACTCGCATCACCATTCATCCCCATGCAGGTTTGCCGGCAACCGACCCTATACCAGTATCCACCCACGCaattttccttctcttttctcgaAATCTCGCTACCAGTGCCTCCACCGGTAGCCGCCTCACCGGCACACAACACCACAACCTTCATGTCGCAATGATTCTGCTCCTCTCTATCGGTATCCCTTGTACCGGTCAACCGGCATACAAAAACCAACATATATTCCTCTCCTTTTTGTCAAAGATCTCgccgccggtggaccggcagggGCCCCCTGCTTCCGTCTTTTGTCTTTCTTCTTAttcctttttgttttgttttgtaaaacATAAATAATCCCCTTCCTTCCTTTGTTGAACATGTATCGTGTCTTTTAGTTAGttttagattattattattattattattattattattattattattattattattagggatattctacatgatacccttcaatttttcaactttctacatggtacccctaattgttgacattatcactaagtgtactcCTAAagtttattttccgtcaattaaacttaGTTTTAGGCGTTAGTGATTAGTTAGACGcataaccaagcttgtcatttatcattcccatgacataaggactctattaggctcaatatccatctttagACGTGATAATTTGGTAGGGAATCAAAAAAAATTTCCGTTAAAttttttttagcccatatatatcaataaatattagaatcgagatggatattgagcataaTAGAGTCCGtatgtcatgggataataaatgacatGCTTGGTTACGCATCCAAGTCATCatttaacgcctaaaactgagtttaattgacgaagaataaagtttaggggtacacttagtgataatgacaacaattagaggcaccatgtatgttttaaaaagtatagggataccatgtagaaagtcggaaaattaaggggtaccatatAGAAtatcccttattattattattattattattattattattattattattattattattattattattattatttttttttttattattattattatgcgcgcagctttcattataataaaaataaaaggtttacatgaaattggtggggagccgagagacaatctgggctcccacacccttagaaAGTCggaaaattaaggggtaccatatAGAAtatcccttattattattattattattattattattattattattattattattattattattattattattattactactactactattactattattattactactattattattactactattactattactattactactattattattactactattagaTTTTAtgtccgtgcgttgcacggatctCTAGAATATTCTAAATATAATAGTTTATTAAGAATGACATTAAAAAGTTATTTTTTTCCGGTTTAGTTTCTACATCTTAAAAATAGGATAATGATAAATTAACTATCGTTTTTATTAATGCCACTTCTATGAAAGGGTGAATAATAAGATATCCATAAAAGTAACTTAGAATATTCTTTTTTAGGATAAAATATTATATTTAGAATATTCTAGAAATAAATAGTTAAGTAGTTACAAATACATATTCCATGTAACACAAATGCTTATAAAAGACAGTTTTATACTATACAATTTTATTGCAACacaagtgttccgggtgtaattccagagcagttatacgttaccacccgtgcttgtagaatgacgtcttttgtgaactcctccttgcggtctcctgaaacaatgagcaaactgagggctcggctttgggccgagcgaactcactccgacgctcaagtcagtaaacttagaaagataagttgttgttacttggtgaagtatatattgtagagagataaggaagatattaccggatgaatagtgattcttaggttaaattgtggatcctttactcaatgagagtagaggagtatttatagactttcaccttttgtcacgtagtggccaagtggccaagtggctagcaggtggaaagactgacctacccctcggccgagggacccatggcaggccggcgggccctgttgactcaccgccgaggggtcttggatatgagttcgcggatgtgtgccccggctagGCGGTTgcccggccgggacccatctgTCGGCCGACAGCCTCGTTGGTTatttgtctaagccgttgacttcttgtggatatctttgaccttgctcaatatgttggaTTGTCACGGgtcgagaatatgccccatcaatttgcccccggcGTAgtcatgccgtggtatgggctccgatgtatctttGAGCGTATATTCGCGCAAGACAAATTTTAcgcccggcttcttctacctcggcgcggctcgcttaggccgtaccatatccccctccacatggttgtgtaatggacatccgatgtggaaaaggcaatgacgTTGGTATCGAGACCGGGGTGGAGAGTGCGGTTGTTTCGATTGCCCCATGGCGGTGCTTTacggcttggttgatcatgtggccggcggagaaacggatacttaggaatttgttgaggaagatgaacagacagagagatatgaaggggcgtgttgaagacgcttggtcactgttgcattgattgacgttcaactgttgcaacgattgacattccgtggttgcatgtctgacacgtgtctgtttgttgattggctgacgtttcatggtgTGCCCCTGATTGGtccctcttcatgggctttcctctataaatagggtacttagtcccgaaattggccaccaatttcattttctcaaaaattttcttctttctagcccttgTGATGAAAcctctctctagctttcagaatcattactccggcgtggcatttttcttcaaggtaaacaaataaattctCTTTTTAACTCGTAAGTTTTGTTGTAACATGTCTTCTCTGTTCTTTGGACCTAGTAAGCTGCGCGGGGGTTCctgtcgcgtcttgatgaggaggagatactaaacgccatcccgataaggtttgggggccctaggtctccgtctcttgaagtcgatccaaaagctcCGGAGGgtggggaggatgatgatgttgatgatgactgtGAGGAAGGGATTCTTCCGGTGAAGAGAGG
Protein-coding sequences here:
- the LOC141620563 gene encoding uncharacterized protein LOC141620563, with the translated sequence MEDIPKENDHIPTKEKDLIPQTKVYAPPVPFPQRLARPKLEKKYEKFIEILKGMNVTIPFLDIIIEIPSYGKFLKDLVTLMKKSGQVQTINLSKECSDILTHTNKLTNKLEDPGSFSISCSIQGVAIKRALCDLGASVSLMPLSIFKKLDLGDLKPTRVSLQLADRSAKFPIGVIEDMPLIVGKLIIPCDFFVMDMPEDNHVLIILGRPYLETGGALIDVKSGKLSLQVGEDKVEFELTKSIEAPFLGDTCCIVDILENPMEEHDPKASSIDPLKTYLVNGYEVDDKDVEALAYVWMLDFAPIHEKDPKFEMLEVGKKEESSTPPPTGDLKPLPLL